The genomic DNA CGCAGCCCAGCCCGTGTCCGCGCATCAGGCGCAGCACCGGCACCAGGCTGTTGGCCTTCGCCGCGAAGGTGTGCTCGACCTGCACTCCGTCCGGCCAGGCGGCACGAAGGGCGGCTGCGGTCTCCGCGATGCCCGTCAGGTCCAGGAAGGCGGCGAGCGGGGTCTCCTCCGGGTCCAGGAGCCCGGCCCGGACGGCGGCGCGCACCGCGAGGTCGCGCCGTCCGGCCCGGTCGGCAGCGGGCACGGGTTCGGGTTCGGGTTCGGCGACGGGGCGGGTGGCACGGGCGAGAGTCACGACTGCTCCTCCAGGAAGGCAACGGGGTTCGCAGCGGCATCCGGATCCTTCTCGTAGACCCGGAAGACCCGGTGCAGTCGGGAGCCGACCGCACGGGAGTAGAAGCGGTAGGGCGCGATCCAGGCGATCTCGGCCTCCGGGAGGCCCGCGTCCAGCTGGTCGCGCAGACACCGGCGCAGCAGGACCGCCCCCACGCCCCGGCCCCGCTGCGACTCGGCGGTGCCCATGGGGCCGAACCAGGAGTCGCGGTTGACGCCGTGACAGGCGAATCCGACGAACTCCTCCTCGGTGCCGTCCCCCTGGACCGCGACGTGACAGCGTGGCGGCTCGTGGGCGAGAGCGGCGGCCGCTTCCTGGGCCCAGGTGCCGCCCCAGGTGCGCATCCAGGCGAGGAAGCGCGGGGCGTCCGCGGGGTGGGCGCGGCGCACGCGCACGCCGAGGGCAGCCAGGCGCCGCTCGTCGTCGGCCGTGGCGAGGTCGGCCGCGGTCAGGTCGGTCAGCATGTTGAACGCGTCGGGGCCCCTCTCGTAGCCGGCGGACTCCACCAGGCACACGGCGGGGGTGTAGCGGATGTCGAGTCCGGGCCAGGCGTAGGCGGGCGGGGTGCCGCGGACGAGCAGGCGGGTGGCGCCCGCCGCCGACAGGCGGTCCTCGACGGCGGCCAGCAGGGCTCGTCCCTGGCCCTGCCCGCGGTGCCCCGGTGCCACCGCGAGCAGGGTGACGTGTCCGGGTCGCCGGTGCGGCTCGTCCTGCGGGGCGAGCCAGCCGAAGGCGAGACCCGTGACGGTGCCGCCGGCGTCCGCGACGACCCGCAGGTCCGGCGTCTGCGCCGCCAGGTCCCACAGCAGGGCGAGGACCCGGTCCGCGTCCGCGTCGTGGGCGAGTGAGGCCGCGGCGATCGCGTGCAGGGCGGCGAGGTCTTCGCGGCGTGCCGTGCGCAGCTCGGGTTTGGATCCGTCCTCCATGCTGTCCGTCCCATCCGTTAATTGATAACATAGTTGAGCTTTCGAGCGGTGGAAAACTACCAACGATCGCGCGGGGCCACCAGACCCACCGGGCCGCGACCGCGACGCAACAGCCCTGGAGGATCCCGTGCGCGCCGCCCGGCCCACCCGCGCCGCCACCGCACGCCTGGCCGACGCCACCGCCGCAGCCGCCGCCCTCGTCGCCGCCGCCGTACAGGCCGGCAGCATCCCCGGAGCAGTGCTCGCCACCGGCTGGGGCCACGAAACCGAACCGCACGTCCGCGCCTTCGGCCGCACGGCGGTGACCGGCCCGTCCGCACCGGTCACCACCGAGACCGTCTACGACCTCGCCTCGCTCACCAAGGTCACGGCCACCCTGCCCGCCGTCCTGGGACTGGCCGACACCGGAGCACTCGACCTGGACGACCCGGTCCAGCGGTACCTGCCCGCGTTCACCGGCCCGGGCAAGGACGGAGTCACCGTGCGCCACCTGCTCACCCACACCTCGGGCCTCCCCCCGCACCGCCCCCTCCACGAGCTGCCCGGGACACCCGACGACCGGCTCGCCGGCGCCCTCGCCGAACCCCTCGCAGCCGCCCCCGGCACCACCGTCGCCTACTCCGACCTCGGATTCATCGCCCTCGGCGAAATCATCCGCAGCACGACCGGCGCATCACTCGAACGAGCCGTCACCGAGCTCGTCCTCGACCCCCTGGGCATGACCAGCACCCGGTACCGGCCGCCCGCCCACTGGCGTTCCCGCACCGCGCCCACCGAGCCTCGGCCCGACGGCACCGTCCCCTGCGCAACCGTCCACGACGAGAACGCCGAGGCGCTCGGCGGCGTCTGCGGCCACGCCGGCCTCTTCGGCACCGCCGGCGACCTGGCCCGCTACCTGCGGTACGGCTGGCTCCACCCCGACTCACCCGTCCTGTCCCCGAACGTCCGCGCCACGGCACTGCGCTGCCACACGGAATCCCTCGACGGCCGCCGCGGCCTGGGCTGGACCCTTCGCGGCGACCGCTGGGACCACCTGGGCCGCCACTGGCCCGCCGACGGCGCCGGACACACCGGCTTCACCGGCACGAGCATCGCCCTCGACCCGCCCGGTGGCCCCTGGGTCGTCCTGCTGACGAACGCCGTGCACCTCGGCCGCGACGCATCCGCAATCGCTACCCTGCGACGGGCGACCTGCGACGCCCTGTACGACCCGCCATGAGGCCCCCGGCCGGCACAGGGCACAGTAGACCGGAGCACACCTCAACCCTCCCACCGCGCAACCCCACCCGAAGGAAGCCCCCATGACCGCAGCCGACGGAACCCGCCCGAAGCGCAGGCCGGCCTCCCGCCCGGCCGCACCCGCCGCACCCAGCGGGCCACCCCAGACCGTCCTCGTACAGATCCGGGCGCTCCTGCCGTCGCTGGCTCCCGCCGAACGCCGGGTCGCGGAGGCAGCCCTTGCCGACCCCGCGAACGTCGCCGCGCAGACCATCAGCGAACTGGCCGCCGAATGCCGCACCTCCGAGACCACCGTCGTGCGCTTCTGCCGCACCCTCGGCCTCAAGGGGTACCCGGACCTGCGGATCGGCCTCGCCTCCGCCGCCAGCGTCGAGGAGAGCAGCGCCGGCTGGAGTGCCGTCGGCGCGGACATCGGCCCCCGGGACTCACTCGCCGACATCGTCGCCAAGCTCGGATTCGCCGACGCCCGGGCGGTCGAGGACACCGTCGGCCAACTCGACCTCCACGCCCTCAAACGAGCCGTGGACGCCGTCTCGTCCGCCGACGGCACGGACGTCTACGGCGTCGGGGCGAGCGGCCTGGTCGCGCTGGACCTCCAGCAGAAACTCCACCGCATCGGCCGCCGCGTCAACGCCTGGGTCGACCCCCACATCGCGCTGACCTCCGCCGCACTGCTGCGCAGCGGCGACGTGGCCATCGGCGTGTCCCACACCGGCGACACCGCCGCCACCGTGGACGTCCTCGCGGAAGCGAAGCGCAACGGCGCGACCACGATCGCGATCACCAACTTCCCGCGGTCGGCCATCACCGACCAGGCGGACCACGTGCTGACCACCGCAGTGCGCGAGACGACGTTCCGCTCCGGCGCGATGGCCAGCCGGATCGCCGCCCTCACCGTCGTCGACTGCCTCTTCGTCGGAGTCGCCCAGCGCCACCGCACACGCACCCTGAAGGCGCTGGAGCGCACCTACGCGGCGGTGCAGAACCACCGCCTCCAGGGGTAACCGGGGCCGCCGGCGGGCCGCCCACCAACGGAGCGGGCAGCCGGTCAGCTCATCGACGCGGCCACCGCAGCGGAGACCCTCCCGTCGACGGCGGCCAGGCGCTGCCGGGCGTCCTCCGGGGCGCAGCCGGAGAGGAGGCACACGAGTGCCGTCTTCAGTTGGCCGTCGGCCTCGGCGAGGGCCCGGGAGCAGGGTTCCTCGCCGAGCCCCGTGGCCTCCATGAGGATGGTGACCAGCCGGCCCCGGAGCTTGGCGTTGCTGGCGGAGAGGTCGACCATCAGGTTGGAGTACGTGCGCCCCAGGGCGATCATCACGGCGGTGGACAACCCGTTGAGCACGAGCTTGTGCGCCGTGGCGGCCTTGAGGCGGGTGGATCCGGCGATCGCTTCGGGTCCGGTGTCGACGCCGATGTGCAGGTCGGCGAGGTCGGCGAGTGGCGCCTCCGGATTGGAGCTGACCAGTGCGGTGAAGGCTCCTGCCTGCCGCGCCGCGGCGAGCGCACCTGCCACGTAGGGGGTGCGGCCGCTGGCGGCGATGCCGACGGCCACGTCGCCCGGTTCGACGGCGGCGGCGTCCGCGGCCCCGAGTTCTTCGCTGTCTTCACTGCCTTCGACGGCGGTGGTCAGGGCCGCGGCGCCGCCGGCGTGGTGGGCGACGACGATTCCGGCCGGCAGGGAGAAGGTGGGGCCGAGTTCGGCGGCGTCCACGACGGCGGTGCGGCCCGAGGTGCCCGCGCCGAAGTAGTGGAGGCGGCCGCCCGCGCGCAGGCGGTCGGCGGTCACCTCTGCCAGCACCGCGAGGAGGGGGAGGACCTTGGCCACCTCCCCGGCGACGCGCGAGTCCTCGGCGTTGAGCATCCTGAGCACCGCGAGCGGGTCGGCTCGGTCGATGGCCAGGGTGCGGGGGTTGCGCTGCTCGGTGGGCGACATGACGCGGACGGAACGGCTCGGGGTCACGGGTGTCCTCTCGGTTTCTGCCATCGTCCGCCCCGCCACGTAGTTTTGCAACATTGCATGCCACCGATGCGTTGCTTTTCGCCTGGCTGCCCGTCAACAACGCCCAGCTGAGAGCAGGTCGACGAGTTACGGGCAGTCATGTTCGTGCGTAACTCATTGACTTGAGCGTGCCGCGACTCCTACCGTCGGCCTACTGCAGCTCCGCCCTCATGCACACGTTGATCGGAGTCCATCCCCCATGCGCAACGCCAGACGTGCCGCTCTCCCCCTCGCGGCCGCCCTGCTCCTCAGCGGCACCGCGGCCTGCTCCTCCTCGGCAAGCTCTTCGGACTCCGCAGGCGGCGGGGTGTTCACCACCATCGACGGGAACCACCCCATCTCGGCCGGCGCCCCCATGAACCCGTTCAACGCCGCCGGCAACACCTTCCTCGGCTACGACACGATGCAGCTGGGGTTCACCAAGAAGAACCCGCAGGACCCGAACGACTTCTTCCCCGGCCTGGCCAGGAGCTGGAAGACCACGGACACCTCGATCACCGTGGAGCTGGAACCCGGGGCCAAGTGGTCCGACGGCAAGCCCGTCACCGTCGACGACGTCAAGGCCTCCATGGCCATCGCCCTCACCCAGGGCGCGGCGACCGTCGGGGCGGGCGTGCTCACCCAGGGGCTCGACGTCGCCGAGATCAAGGAGACCGCGCCGCACACCATCGAGATCAGCCAGGTGCCGGGCGCCAAGAACATCCAGTTCCCCCGCCTGGTGCTCACCCAGAAGATCGTTCCGGCGTCCGTCTACGGCTCGATGCTGCCCGCCGACGTCTGGGACGTGGTCCACGCCAGCCAGAGCGCCGACCCCGGGCAGGCAGACGCCGCGAAGGCCGCGGTCGACAAACTCAACGAGATCGGCAAGAAGATCTCCGCGTTCGCCCCCGCCACCGACGTCTCGGCCGGCCCGTTCGTCATCACCCGGATCAACCCCGGCTCCGCGGTGCTCGACCGCAATCCGCACTTCTTCGCCGCCGACAGGATCGGCCCGAAGCAGGTCGTGGTGCGCAACTACACCGGCAACGAGCAGATCTGGAACTACATGACCAACGGTGAGCTGGACGCCGCGCCGTTCACCGCCATCCCCGACAACGTCCTCCAGCGCATCCTCAAGGCCGGGAACCAGCGCGTCGACGCCATCAACTACGTCGACGCCGCCATCGCTTTCAACCAGAGCGTCGCCCCGTTCGACAAGGTCGAGGTCCGCCGGGCCCTCGCGCACGTCATCGACCGCGCGGCCGTCACCAAGGTCGGCCAGCCCGTCGGCGGCGCGGCCTCAAAGGCCACCACCGGCCTGATCGACAAGGTCGCCGAGAAGTGGCTCACCCCCGAGCAGCAGGCCGCGCTCGACCCCTACCCGCACGACGAGACCAAGGCCGCCGCGCTCCTCCAGCAGGCCGGCCTCACCAAGAAGGACGGGGCCTGGTACCTGCCGGACGGCACTCCGTGGACCATCACGTTGCAGACCGTCAACGGCTTCAGCGACTGGATCGCCGGCGGCACCGTCCTCGCCAACCAGCTGACCGCCTTCGGCATCCCCACCAAGACCGCGCTGACCGCCGACTTCAGCACCTACAAGAAGGAGATGGCCGACGGGAAGTACCCGGTCGGGTTCTGGCTGACCGCGCTCGGCCCCGGCACCGACGCCGCCTTCCAGCGCCTCTACGGCGCGGACAACGGCTTCACCGCGATCGGCGCCGCCGTCACGCACAAGACCGGGAAGGGCTCGGGCAACTGGCTCAACACCCCGACCTCGTTCACCCTCGACGGCGCCACCGTCGACCCCGGCGAGCTGACGGCCAGGCTCACCCTCCTCAAGCCCGACCAGCAGAAGGACATCGTCCAGCAGCTGGCCCGGCTCACCAACCAGCAGGTGCCGGTCGTCCAGATCTGGGACTACACCAACGTGCAGTTCGTCAACGACAAGCGGTTCACGAACTTCCCGAAGGCGGGCCAGGACGGCCTCCTGAGCAACTCCCCCGGCGTGTGGATGATGCAGGGCTACGTCCAGCCCAAGTCCAAGAAGTAGCCGCGCCGGCGGCGGCGCGGGGCCAGCGGCCCCCTGCCGCCGGCCGCACCGCCCCGAACCCGAAACCGTCTCCAGGAGCACGCATGGCCCGCCGACCCAACCGGCCACAGGGGGAGCCCAGGTGAGAGCAGTCCTCCTCAGGCTCGCCGCGAAGCTGGCCGCAGGCCTGGCGATGGTCCTCACCGTCGCCACCTTCACCTTCTTCCTCGTCCACGCCCTGCCCGGCAACCCCGGCGACGCCGCCTACGAGGCGTACGTCCTCGGCGGCATGCCGCCCGAGACGGCCCGGGCCAAGGTCGCCGTCATCTACGGCTTCACCTCCCACGAACCGCTGACCGACCAGTACCTGGGCTACCTGGGCCAACTCGCCCGCGGCAACCTGGGAGTCTCGATCTCCTACAGCGGGGTCCCCGTCTCGGACGTCATCCGCGCAGCCGTCCCCTGGACCGTCCTGCCCGTCCTGTCCGGACTCGTCGTCAGCTTCCTCGTCGGATGCACCGCCGGCGTGATCGCCGCCGTCCGGCGCAACTCCCGCACCGGCGGCCTGCTCTCGCTCTCCGGCTCCCTCATGGCCGGCGTGCCGTCCTTCGTCCTCGCGCTGCTGCTCGCCTTCCTGTTCCACACCCTCTGGAACGTGCTGCCCTACGGAGACACCAGCGACGTGACCATCGCCCCCGGCTTCACCCCCGACTACGTCGGCTCCGTCGCCACCCACGCCGTCCTCCCCGTGGCGACCTACGCACTGCTGAGCTACGGCGGTTGGCTGCTGACCATGAAGTCCAGCGTGGCCTCGGTCCTCGGCGACGACTTCATCCTCGCCGCCGAACTGCGCGGCATCGCCCCGGCGACCCGCATGCGCTACATCGGCCGCAACGCCGTACTGCCGCTGTTCACCACGCTCGCCCTGTCCATCGGCCACATGTTCGCCGGATCCGTCCTGATCGAGGACGTCTTCGACTACCCGGGTCTGGGCAACCTGCTCCTCAAGAGCATCGGCAGCCGCGACTACCCCCTGATGGGCGGCGCCTTCCTGTTGATCACCGTCACGATCGTCCTCGCGAACATCGTCGCCGAGATGCTGTACTCGGTGATCGACCCCCGGGTGAGGCGATGACCGAGACCCTCGACCGGACGGCCCGCGCCACGCGCCCGCCCACCCGCCGCGCCCGCACCCTCCGCGTGCTGACCCGACGGCCCGGCCGCATCATCGGCCTCCTCATCATCGTCTTCTTCACCCTCATGGCACTCCTCGGACCGCTCCTGTACCCGGGGCCCCTCGCCGTCGACCCCGAGGCCGTCTACGCCCCGCCCAGCGCCGAACACTGGCTCGGCACCGACTTCGCCGGCTCCGACGTCCTCCAGGAGGTCGTGGTCGGCGCCCGCTACGTCCTGCTCACCGCCACCGTCGCCGCCCTGGTCACCGCCGCCACCGGCACCCTGGTGGGACTGGTCGCCGGTTTCCGCCGCGGCCTCGCGGACTCCGGACTCATGCGGATCACCGACTTCGTCCTCACCCTGCCCGGCCTGCCCCTGCTGATCGTCCTGTCCACCCTGTGGAGTTTCAGCAGCGCCTTCCAGATGGGACTCGTCCTCGGCGTCACCGGCTGGGGCGGCGTCGCCCGCGCCGTACGCTCCCAGACCCTCTCGCTCCGCGAGCGCGGCTTCCTGGAGGCCGCCCGCGGCCTGGGGCTCTCCCACCGGCACATCCTCCTCCGCGAACTGCTCCCCAACATCGCACCGTACGTCGCCATGAACCTCCTGCTGTCCGTCATCGGATTCATCGGAGCGGAGGTGGCGCTGTTCTTCCTCGGGGTCGTGCCGTTCTCCAGCGAGAACTGGGGCGTGATGCTCAACCAGGCGGTCTTCTCCGGCGGCGTCATGAGCAGCCCGGAGGCCCTCACCTACCTGCTGGCCCCGCTGACCTGCATCCTGCTCATCACCCTGGGCATCGTGCTGTTCATGGACGCGGTCGACGAGCTGTTCAACCCGAGACTGCGGGAGCGCACGTGACCACGCACACCCCGTCCCACCACGGAGCCGCGACCACCACGGCCCCGTCGGCCGAAGTCAGCATCCGCGACCTGACCGTCGTCTACCGCACCGACCACGGCGACCTGCCGGCGGTCTCCCACGCCAATCTCGACCTGCACGCCGGACAGATCACCGGCCTGGTCGGAGAGTCCGGCTCGGGCAAGTCCACCCTCGCGCTCTCCCTCCTCAACGCCGTGCCCGAACCGGGCCGCATCAGCACCGGCAGCATCCACGTCGCAGGCGTCGGCGACGTCACCCGGCTCAGCGGCCGCCGGCTGCGCCGTACCCGGGGCAGCGCGCTCGGCTACGTCTTCCAGGCCTCCCAGAACTCGCTCAACCCCCTCAAGACGATCGGACGGCAACTCCTCGACCTCGGCCGCTCCCACGACGTCGAGGACCTGCGCGGCCTGGTGAACCGCGCGAAGGACCTGTGCGAACGCATGGGCCTCGACGGCACTCGCGTCCTGGACTCCTACCAGCACGAGCTCTCCGGGGGCATGCGCCAACGCGCCGGCATCGTGCTCGCCCTCGTCCTCAACGCCAAGGTGCTGATCCTCGACGAGCCGACCACCGCCCTCGACATGATCTCCCAGGCCGCCGTCCTCGACATCGTGCGCGGCGTGCACCGCGAACACGACCTGGCCACCCTCGTCGTCACCCACGACATGGGAGTGGTCTCCGAGATCGCCGAGCGCCTCGCCGTCATGTACGGCGGGCGGATCGTCGAACACGGCCCCACCACCGAGCTCCTCCGACGGCCCTCGCACCCCTACACGCGGGCCCTGATCGGCGCCACCGCCCGCATCGTCGGCGACACCGGCCTCGCCCGGGCGCTGCCCGGCCGGCCGCCGGACCTCACCACCCTCGCGCGGCGCGGATGCGTCTTCCGGGACCGCTGCCCGATCGCGATGCCGGTGTGCGAGGAAACCGACCCCGCCCTCACCGAGTGGGCGCCCGACCGGTACCGGGCCTGCCACGCCGACCCGACGCACAGCACGCCAGGGACCGCCGCGGCCCCCGTTCCGGCCGCGCGGACCCACGACACCCCCGAGCGAGCAGAACCGTGATCGAGGCGAGGAACATCACCCGCACCTACACCGGCCGCGGCGCCTTCACCGGCACCCGCACGGTGCACGCCCTGCGCGGCGTCGACTTCACCCTCCCCAAGGGCGGCGCCGTCTCCTTCATCGGCGAGTCGGGCTGCGGCAAGACCACCCTGGGCAAGATCCTCACCGGCCTCGACACCTTCGACGGCGGCTCGCTCGTCATCGACGGAACCGATGTGTCGACGCTGCCCGCGGCCCGGCGCGCCCCGTACTTCCGGCGCATCCAGATGATCCACCAGGACCCCTACTCGGCCCTCAACCCGACCCGCGACATCGGCCAGATCCTCGGCGACCCGCTGCGCATGCGTGCGAGGGAGACCGGAGCCGGCCGCTCCCAGCAGCGGGAACGCGCCGCCGAACTGCTGGAACTGGTCGGCCTGCGGCCCGGCGGCGTGCTGGGCAAGTACCCGCACCAGCTCTCCGGCGGGCAGCGCCAGCGCGTCGTCATCGCCAGGGCACTGACCGTCGACCCCGAAGCGCTGGTCGCCGACGAGTCCGTGTCGATGATCGACGTGTCGATGCGGCTCGGCATCCTCGCCCTGCTGCGCGACCTGCGCGAGCGGCTCGGCATCTCGCTGCTCTTCATCACCCACGACGTCGCCACCGCACGCTACCTCGGCGACGGCGGCGAACTGCACGTCATCTACCGCGGCCAGGTCATCGAACGGGGCCCCACCGACCAGGTCGTCCAGCAGCCCGTGCACCCGTACACGCAGTGCCTGCTGTCCGCCGTCCCCGTCCTGCGCGGACTGGAGGAGCCGGGCCCGGAGCGCCTCGTCCCGCTCGCCGCACTCGACGAGCGCGTTCCGACCCCCGGCTGCCTGTTCGCCCCGCGATGCCCGTTCGCGACGCCCGAGTGCACCGCCGCCCAACCCGGGCTCACCGTGCTCACCCCCGGGGAGGAGCATCGCCACGCGTGCCTGCACCCGCAGGCGCGCAGGGTGGTCGCGACCGAGGCCCCGGCAGCGCACTGACGCGCTGCGGCACACGCGAGCCCGGGACCGGATGTCGCCGGTGCCGGCCGGAGGATCGACAATTCGTCGATCGCCCGGCCGGCACCGGGACTCGTACCGTGGCGGATGTGGAGCTCTCAGCACAGCGCGGACGGCCGGCGCTGCGGGACGACAGGCGCCGGCCGTCCGCCGGACCCAGCCGCCTCTCAGGACCGCCGCGGCCCACCCGCCACGGCGCCCGGCCCCGCCACGACGAGCAGGTACCGGCTGTCCGGTCCCAGCGCGACCAGCCTGTGCGCGGAGGCCGCCTCGTAGTGGAGGGCATCGCCGGCCTCCAGCTCGAACCGTTCGCCGTCCACCTCGGCGGCGACCCGCCCGGAGAGCACGACGCACAGTTCCTCGCCCGGGTGCGAGGTGGCGAAGGCGTGGTGGGCCGGGGTTCCCTCGGCGAGCACCGCCTCGAAGCGGCGCGCGCCGACCGGAGTGAGCGCGAAGGTCCGGCCCTCGCCCGGGGGCCACGCCCGCGGCTCGCGACGCGGCCGGTGCACCGCCCCGGGCTGCGGCGGCCCCACCGGCCGAGCAGTCGCGGGGGCTCCGCCCAGCAGCACCGACAGCGGTGTCTCCACCGCCTCCGCGACCTGCTCCAGGGTCCG from Kitasatospora terrestris includes the following:
- a CDS encoding GNAT family N-acetyltransferase, with translation MEDGSKPELRTARREDLAALHAIAAASLAHDADADRVLALLWDLAAQTPDLRVVADAGGTVTGLAFGWLAPQDEPHRRPGHVTLLAVAPGHRGQGQGRALLAAVEDRLSAAGATRLLVRGTPPAYAWPGLDIRYTPAVCLVESAGYERGPDAFNMLTDLTAADLATADDERRLAALGVRVRRAHPADAPRFLAWMRTWGGTWAQEAAAALAHEPPRCHVAVQGDGTEEEFVGFACHGVNRDSWFGPMGTAESQRGRGVGAVLLRRCLRDQLDAGLPEAEIAWIAPYRFYSRAVGSRLHRVFRVYEKDPDAAANPVAFLEEQS
- a CDS encoding serine hydrolase domain-containing protein, with the protein product MRAARPTRAATARLADATAAAAALVAAAVQAGSIPGAVLATGWGHETEPHVRAFGRTAVTGPSAPVTTETVYDLASLTKVTATLPAVLGLADTGALDLDDPVQRYLPAFTGPGKDGVTVRHLLTHTSGLPPHRPLHELPGTPDDRLAGALAEPLAAAPGTTVAYSDLGFIALGEIIRSTTGASLERAVTELVLDPLGMTSTRYRPPAHWRSRTAPTEPRPDGTVPCATVHDENAEALGGVCGHAGLFGTAGDLARYLRYGWLHPDSPVLSPNVRATALRCHTESLDGRRGLGWTLRGDRWDHLGRHWPADGAGHTGFTGTSIALDPPGGPWVVLLTNAVHLGRDASAIATLRRATCDALYDPP
- a CDS encoding MurR/RpiR family transcriptional regulator, whose product is MTAADGTRPKRRPASRPAAPAAPSGPPQTVLVQIRALLPSLAPAERRVAEAALADPANVAAQTISELAAECRTSETTVVRFCRTLGLKGYPDLRIGLASAASVEESSAGWSAVGADIGPRDSLADIVAKLGFADARAVEDTVGQLDLHALKRAVDAVSSADGTDVYGVGASGLVALDLQQKLHRIGRRVNAWVDPHIALTSAALLRSGDVAIGVSHTGDTAATVDVLAEAKRNGATTIAITNFPRSAITDQADHVLTTAVRETTFRSGAMASRIAALTVVDCLFVGVAQRHRTRTLKALERTYAAVQNHRLQG
- a CDS encoding N-acetylmuramic acid 6-phosphate etherase, whose translation is MSPTEQRNPRTLAIDRADPLAVLRMLNAEDSRVAGEVAKVLPLLAVLAEVTADRLRAGGRLHYFGAGTSGRTAVVDAAELGPTFSLPAGIVVAHHAGGAAALTTAVEGSEDSEELGAADAAAVEPGDVAVGIAASGRTPYVAGALAAARQAGAFTALVSSNPEAPLADLADLHIGVDTGPEAIAGSTRLKAATAHKLVLNGLSTAVMIALGRTYSNLMVDLSASNAKLRGRLVTILMEATGLGEEPCSRALAEADGQLKTALVCLLSGCAPEDARQRLAAVDGRVSAAVAASMS
- a CDS encoding ABC transporter substrate-binding protein, which gives rise to MRNARRAALPLAAALLLSGTAACSSSASSSDSAGGGVFTTIDGNHPISAGAPMNPFNAAGNTFLGYDTMQLGFTKKNPQDPNDFFPGLARSWKTTDTSITVELEPGAKWSDGKPVTVDDVKASMAIALTQGAATVGAGVLTQGLDVAEIKETAPHTIEISQVPGAKNIQFPRLVLTQKIVPASVYGSMLPADVWDVVHASQSADPGQADAAKAAVDKLNEIGKKISAFAPATDVSAGPFVITRINPGSAVLDRNPHFFAADRIGPKQVVVRNYTGNEQIWNYMTNGELDAAPFTAIPDNVLQRILKAGNQRVDAINYVDAAIAFNQSVAPFDKVEVRRALAHVIDRAAVTKVGQPVGGAASKATTGLIDKVAEKWLTPEQQAALDPYPHDETKAAALLQQAGLTKKDGAWYLPDGTPWTITLQTVNGFSDWIAGGTVLANQLTAFGIPTKTALTADFSTYKKEMADGKYPVGFWLTALGPGTDAAFQRLYGADNGFTAIGAAVTHKTGKGSGNWLNTPTSFTLDGATVDPGELTARLTLLKPDQQKDIVQQLARLTNQQVPVVQIWDYTNVQFVNDKRFTNFPKAGQDGLLSNSPGVWMMQGYVQPKSKK
- a CDS encoding ABC transporter permease, whose protein sequence is MRAVLLRLAAKLAAGLAMVLTVATFTFFLVHALPGNPGDAAYEAYVLGGMPPETARAKVAVIYGFTSHEPLTDQYLGYLGQLARGNLGVSISYSGVPVSDVIRAAVPWTVLPVLSGLVVSFLVGCTAGVIAAVRRNSRTGGLLSLSGSLMAGVPSFVLALLLAFLFHTLWNVLPYGDTSDVTIAPGFTPDYVGSVATHAVLPVATYALLSYGGWLLTMKSSVASVLGDDFILAAELRGIAPATRMRYIGRNAVLPLFTTLALSIGHMFAGSVLIEDVFDYPGLGNLLLKSIGSRDYPLMGGAFLLITVTIVLANIVAEMLYSVIDPRVRR
- a CDS encoding ABC transporter permease → MTETLDRTARATRPPTRRARTLRVLTRRPGRIIGLLIIVFFTLMALLGPLLYPGPLAVDPEAVYAPPSAEHWLGTDFAGSDVLQEVVVGARYVLLTATVAALVTAATGTLVGLVAGFRRGLADSGLMRITDFVLTLPGLPLLIVLSTLWSFSSAFQMGLVLGVTGWGGVARAVRSQTLSLRERGFLEAARGLGLSHRHILLRELLPNIAPYVAMNLLLSVIGFIGAEVALFFLGVVPFSSENWGVMLNQAVFSGGVMSSPEALTYLLAPLTCILLITLGIVLFMDAVDELFNPRLRERT
- a CDS encoding ABC transporter ATP-binding protein, whose protein sequence is MTTHTPSHHGAATTTAPSAEVSIRDLTVVYRTDHGDLPAVSHANLDLHAGQITGLVGESGSGKSTLALSLLNAVPEPGRISTGSIHVAGVGDVTRLSGRRLRRTRGSALGYVFQASQNSLNPLKTIGRQLLDLGRSHDVEDLRGLVNRAKDLCERMGLDGTRVLDSYQHELSGGMRQRAGIVLALVLNAKVLILDEPTTALDMISQAAVLDIVRGVHREHDLATLVVTHDMGVVSEIAERLAVMYGGRIVEHGPTTELLRRPSHPYTRALIGATARIVGDTGLARALPGRPPDLTTLARRGCVFRDRCPIAMPVCEETDPALTEWAPDRYRACHADPTHSTPGTAAAPVPAARTHDTPERAEP
- a CDS encoding oligopeptide/dipeptide ABC transporter ATP-binding protein; translated protein: MIEARNITRTYTGRGAFTGTRTVHALRGVDFTLPKGGAVSFIGESGCGKTTLGKILTGLDTFDGGSLVIDGTDVSTLPAARRAPYFRRIQMIHQDPYSALNPTRDIGQILGDPLRMRARETGAGRSQQRERAAELLELVGLRPGGVLGKYPHQLSGGQRQRVVIARALTVDPEALVADESVSMIDVSMRLGILALLRDLRERLGISLLFITHDVATARYLGDGGELHVIYRGQVIERGPTDQVVQQPVHPYTQCLLSAVPVLRGLEEPGPERLVPLAALDERVPTPGCLFAPRCPFATPECTAAQPGLTVLTPGEEHRHACLHPQARRVVATEAPAAH
- a CDS encoding XRE family transcriptional regulator, whose translation is MRRRRWWSSSARSGGQHRAEGAGHGRTPWCGGGSGPVTCGDPIGPSGRRSGGRHGTQTDGTGATVTSGRDGTGRTGEAAGAAGARADGAAARLGERLHAARSRLGLTLDGVAQRSGLSRSFLSRLEAGGANPTLRTLEQVAEAVETPLSVLLGGAPATARPVGPPQPGAVHRPRREPRAWPPGEGRTFALTPVGARRFEAVLAEGTPAHHAFATSHPGEELCVVLSGRVAAEVDGERFELEAGDALHYEAASAHRLVALGPDSRYLLVVAGPGAVAGGPRRS